The DNA window CGTTCTTCGCCTCGACTCGCAACATGCGGCGCCCCTCGGGGGCCACGGTGGAGCTGGCTGCGCTGCCTGTGCCGCATCCTCCGGCGGGACGGACTGCCTGTTCGGTCACTGGGGGACACCTTCCTTCGGCTGTGCGATGGAGCAGGCACTGGTCACCGGCTCCTCATCGGCGGACTGAGAGGTCCGCTGGCCTGCACCGATGTACTGGGGCAGGGCTGATTTCAGTTCTTCGGCGATACGCTCGACCACGTCGGCCGGACGGACCGTGCGTCCGAGCTCGCGACTGATCGTGGTGGTGTCGGCGTCGCTGATCCCGCAGGGGATGATGTTCTCGAACGGGTCCAGGGAGTTGGAGCAGTTGAGGGCGAATCCGTGCAGCGTCACCGACTGGTGCACGCGGATGCCCACTGCAGCGATCTTGCGGTCACGCAGACCGTCGGTGAGCCAGACCCCGGAGCGGCCCTCGACCCGCTGTCCCTGGATCCCATAGTCCTCGGCCAGCACCTTCATGATGACCCCTTCGAGGGTGCACACGTAGTCCTTGACCAGGGAGCGGTCGCGCAGCTGCAGGATGGGGTAGCCCACGAGCTGACCGCGACCGTGCCAGGTGATCTTGCCTCCGCGGTCCACATCGATCACCGGCGTCCCGTCTTTGGGACGGTCTGCCTCTTCGGTGCGCTTGCCGGCGGTGTAGACGTCGGAGTGCTCCAGCAGCAGGACAGTCGAGGGGGATGAACCCTCGCGGACGCTGGTGTGGAGATGACGCTGCAGCTCGAGTGCCTCGGTGTAGTCGACCAGTTCGGGGTCGAAGCCGAGGCGGCGAAGTTCGAGGTCCATGCCCCCAGCCTAAACCTTCAGAGCTTAGAGATGTGACCGCACCGACGCAATGGAAGGGGCGTCGCATCTGTGGAGAACGGCCTCGGAGCGCCAGCCCTGTGGAGAAGCGCAGCACCGTCGTCGAAGATTGGGGCAGTGTGGGCGTCATGCAGAGCAATGATGAGACCCAGCGGCCCCCGACGGTGCCAGGCTTCTCGGTGCGGAGGCTGCTGGGCACCGGCGGCGCTGCCACCGTGTGGCTGATCAGACGGGCTGGCGCCGCCTCGCCTCAGATGCGCAGTCTGCCCGAAGAGATCGCACTGAAGCTGCCCCACGGGGCACCCGAACCCCACACGATTCCGAGGGCTGAGACCGATGCGCCCACGCAGGCGCAGTCACAAGCCGCGCCCGAAGACATCAGGGCTGAGCTGCAGGCCATGGAGCCGCTGCGACACCCCCACATCGTGCGTGCCTACGGAGCAGTGCAGACGTCGCGGGGAACCGGCCTGCTCCTGGAGCCCTATACGGGTGGGTCGCTGAGTGCCCTGATCAGGGCAGAGGGCCGCATCGGCCCGGGCGAGCTGGTGACTGTGCTGAGTCCTGTCGCTGAGGCCACGGCCCATCTGCACGGGCTGGGCGCTGTCCACGGTGACATCTCAGCGGGAAACATACTGCTGGCCCCCGACGGTCGTCCTGCACTGGCCGACTTAGGGGAGGCCCAGCTGCTGGGGACATCGCTCAGCGAGCGAGGGACACCCGGCTTCATGGCCCCGGAGCGTGAGGACCTGATGCGCGAGAATCTGAGGCGCAGCCAGCAGGAGGAGCGCAGCCTCTCGCGCAGGCTGGCGCGTGATCTCGCCCCAGAAGCTGACGTGTATTCCTTGGCCGCCGTCTGCTGGTTCGCTCTCACCGGTGAGAGGCCACCGCGGGTACGGGAACGGATGCCGCTGAGCGCCCACTGCCCACAGGCCCCGCCCCGCCTGGTCAGACTGCTGGAGGAGGCCCTGGCCGAGCATCCGGAGGATCGCCCGAGCGCCGGTGAGTTCGCCCACGATCTCTTCAGAGCCGCACCTGCACAGCCGGTGGACCTGAGCGCCCACGTCGATGACGAGGTCCTGCCCGAACTGCCCACACGCCTGCCGGACCCTCAGGATGGTCCTCGCCTGCGCCTCAGCGGCGCTGTGCGCAGCAGAGCCGTGCTGGCCGCCGCTGCGGCTGCGCTGCTCCTCGGGCTCGGTGCAGCAGTGTGGTGGGGGACCTCAGGGGACGACGTCGCCGACTCGGCAGTCGGTCATGCTGGGGGAACCCGGGAAGCTGATGACCTCACGCCGGACCCGGAGGCGGCAGACACGCCGGAGGCCCACGAGGCCCTGGAGCTGCTGGCCCAGGACGAGCCGGTGGACGCCCTGGACGGCATCGTGGAACTGCGCTCGGAGGCACTCAGCGATCCCAGCTCAGACCTTCCGCAGACATACACAGTGGATGACTCCCCGGCGCTCACCGCTGAGCGCGAGCTGATGGACACTCTCCATGCCTCCCAGATCACCTATGAGGATCCCGCGCTGCGGATCGAGCCCCTCGACGGCACTGCGGAGGCCCCCACCACCGGGGACTCGCATGAGATCGTCGCAGCCGCCGAGGACGAGTCTGTCCTGGACGTCCGCGTCAGTGTCTACGACGTCCGCACTGACCAGCTGCACAGCCAGGACGTGAGGCTGGTCCTGCACCGCGTCGAGGGCAGCTGGCTCCTCTACGAGGTCCAAGATCTGGACCCTCTGGGGGTCGACGCCGGGGACCAGAGCAGGCCGGAGACCGAGAGCGGGCCCGATGGACGGCGCAGGCCGGACGGCGAGGCCGGAGCCGATGGAGCATGAGTGCGGGGGCTCGACGGTCGCCGCTTCGATCGTGGGCGCAGACAGCTGTGGGGGCCTGCTCACACGAGCGGGCCCCCACAGGGACAGACGACTTCAGAGGAAGTCGGGGATCACAGCCCCAGCTGCGCCTCGAAGTTGCCCTCCTCCAGACGCGCCTTCAGCGTCTGCAGGAAGCGGCCGGCGTCCGCGCCGTCCACGATCCGGTGATCGTAGGTCAGCGAGAGGTACATCAGGTGGCGGATTCCGATGGTGTCGTTGCCATCAGCATCGGTGACCACCTTGGGACGCTTCTCGATGGTGCCGGTGCCCAGGATGGCGACCTGGGGCTGGTTGATGATCGGAGTGTCGAACAGCGCGCCCACCGAACCGATGTTGGTGATGGTGAACGTGCCGCCGGCCAGCTCCTCCGGGCCGATCTTGCCGTCACGGGTGCGACCGGCCACGTCGGTGATCTTCTTGGCCAGCCCGGCCATGGAGAGGTCGCCCGCGTCGGAGATCACGGGGACCAGCAGGCCCTTCTCCGTGTCCACGGCGAAGGCCAGGTGCTCAGCGTCGTGGTGGACGATCTCCTGCGAATCCTCGTGGTACTCGGCGTTCAGCTTGGGGTGCTGCTTGAGTCCCTCCGTGACTGCCGTAGCGATGAACGGAAGGTAGGTCAGGTTCACACCGTTCTGCTCCTTGAAGGACGCCTTCGCCTTGGCACGCAGGTTCACGATGCGGGTCATGTCGACCTCCTGCACCTGCGTCAGCTGGGCCGAGACCTCCAGGGACTCCTTCATCCGCCGGGCGATGACCTGGCGGATGCGCGGTGCCTTCTCTGTCGTGCCGCGCTTGGTGGTGTCCACCTCGACCTTCGGCGCAGGCTTCGAGCCCTCGCCGCCGGCCGGTGCCGACTCAGCCGGGGCCGAGGACTTCTTCGTCTCGGCCGCGTCCAGGACATCCTGCTTGCGGATGCGGCCACCCACGCCGGTGCCCTTGACCGAGGAGAGGTCGATGCCCTCCTGCTTGGCCAGCTTACGCACCAGCGGAGTCACATATCCCTCCCCCGAGGAGGACGAAGCAGCCGAGGAGGACGACGCCGGTGCGGGCTTCTCCTCAGCCTGTGGGGCCTCCTGCTTCGGCTCCTGCTTGGGGGCCTCCTCCTGCTTGGGCGCTTCCTCCTGGGCAGGTGCGGCCTCGGCCTGCGGCTCCTCAGCAGGCGCCTGCTCTTCGGCAGACTTCTCCTCAGCCGGCTCCTCCTGAGCGGGTGCCGATCCGCCTGCGGAGGCGCCCGAACCCACCAGGGCCAGCACAGCGCCGACTTCGACGGACTCGTCCTCGCTGACCTTCAGCTCCTGGACGGTTCCGGCGACGGGGGAGGGAACCTCGGTGTCCACCTTGTCGGTGGAGACCTCGAGCAGCGGCTGGTCGACGTCGACCTCGTCGCCGACCTCCACCAGCCAGCGGGTGACAGTGCCTTCTGTCACCGACTCACCGAGGGCTGGCAGGGTGACCTCCTGAGCATCACCCGACGGGGCAGAGTCGGAGGAGGACTCAGTGTCCTCTGCCGGGCTCTGCTCCTCTGCGACAGCCTCGGCTCCGCCGGCCTCACCGGCGGCCGGGGTGGGGGCCTCCTCCTCAGCCTCGGCGGGCTCCTCGCTCTGCTGGGCAGGTTCCTCGGAACCGCCGCCGGAGCTGCCGTCGCCGATCTTGACCAGCGGTGCGCCGACCTCGACGGTCTCGTCCTCGCTGACCAGCAGCTCCTCGATGGTGCCGGCGGCGGGGGAGGGGACCTCGGTGTCCACCTTGTCGGTGGAGACCTCGACGATCGGCTGGTCGACCTCGACCTCGTCACCGACTTCGACGAGCCAACGGGTCACAGTGCCTTCGGTGACGGATTCACCGAGGGCCGGAAGATTTACAGTCTCAGACATTGTGTCCGACTCCTAGTCGTCTCGTTTGGGTGGACTCAGCCGTGCAGCGGGTGGCCGAAGAGGGCCATGGCGGCTTCGCCGAGGGCCTCATTCTGGGTCGGGTGGGCATGGACGAGGGTGGCCACATCCTCGGGGTAGGCCTCCCAGTTGACGATGAGCTGGGCCTCACCGATCTGCTCACCGATGCGGGTGCCGATGCCGTGGACGCCCACGATCGGACCGCCCTTGACGCCGACCATCTTGATGATGCCGCCGGTGCCGAGGATGGAGGACTTGCCGTTGCCGGCCAGGTTGTATTCGGTGATCTCGACCTGGTCCTTGCCGAACTGCTCCTCAGCCTTGGGCTGGGTGTAGCCGACAGACATGATCTCAGGCTCGCAGAAGGTGACCTTCGGGATGTTGATGTCCTCGACGATCACCGGGTTGTTGCCCACGATCTCCTCGGCGACGAAGATGCCCTGCTGGTAGCCGCGGTGCGCGAGCTGCAGACCGGGCACGATGTCGCCGATGGCGTAGATGTTGCCGACGCCGGTGTGGAGGCGCTCGTCGGTGATGACGAAGCCTCGGTCCAGGGTGATGCCCTGCTCCTCGAAGCCCAGGCCTTCGGTGACGGGGCCGCGGCCCACAGCGATCAGGCAGATCTCAGCCTCAAAGGTCTTGCCGTCCTCCAGCGTGACCTTCACGCCGTCGGAGGTCTCCTCGACGGACTTGAAGAAGGTCCCGAGATTGGACTTGATGCCGCGCTTCTTGAAGGAGCGCTCGAGCTGCTTGATGATCGAGGGATCCTCGTTGGGGACCAGAGTGGGCAGGCCCTCGATGATGGTCACCTCAGTGCCGTAGGAGGTCCAGGCAGAGGCGAACTCACAGCCGATGACACCGCCGCCCAGGACGATGGCCGACTTCGGAGTGCGCTCCAGCTCCAGAGCCTCTGTGGAGGTGATGATCTTGCCCGAGAGGGGCAGGCCCATCGTCTTGGAGGTGGAGCCGGTGGCCAGCACGATGTTCTTGGCCCGGTAGCGGGTGCCGCCGACCTCGACCGCATCCTGAGAGACGAGCTTGCCCTCGCCCTCGATGACCTGAACCTTGCGCATCTTCAGCAGGCCGGTGAGACCCTTGTGCTTACCGGCGACGATGCCGTCCTTGTACTCCTTGACCTTGGCCATGTCGATGCCCTCGAAGGTCATCTTCACGCCGTACTTCTCCGACTCCTTGGCCTCATCGGCGAGCTCGGCTGCGTGCAGATATGCCTTCGTGGGGATGCATCCGGTGTGCAGGCAGGTTCCGCCCAGCTTGGACTTCTCGACCAGGCCGACGGTCAGTCCGTGCTGGACGGAGCGCAGCGCTGCGGCGTAGCCGGCGCTGCCGCCGCCGAGGACGAGTACGTCGAATTCCTGAGGCTGATCAGCCACGGTGTTCTCCCTTGGGTTGCATGAGAATTGATGTCGATTTCTCTGAGTTTCAGCTTATCAGCGGCGCAGGGGGCGCTCAGCGTCCGATGGACTCCAGGTAGCTGATCAGCGTACGGACCATGACACCGGTTCCGGACTTGGCGGTGTAGCCGTAGGGGCTCTTCTCGTTGAAGGCCGGTCCAGCGATGTCGACGTGCGCCCAGGGGATCCGGCCGGCGTCCGGATCCAGAGAGGAAGCCTCGGCGTCGGACCGTTCGCCCACGAACTCGCGCAGGAACGCGGCCGCGTTGAGCATGCCGCCGAAGCGGTCCCCGGTGTTGGTCAGGTCGGCCACATCGGAGTCGAAGCCGGAGCGTGCCTCCTCCGGGATGGGCATGGGCCACAGAGACTCTCCGACCTGCTGCGATGCTTCGAACAGGGCGGTGCGCAGCCCCTCCTCGCCCATGACGCCGCTGGTGCGCACGCCCAGGGAGACCATCTGGGCCCCGGTGAGAGTGGCGATGTCGATGATCGCGTCCGGGTTCTCCTGCGAGGCGGCCACCAGCCCGTCCGCCATGACCAGGCGGCCTTCGGCGTCGGTGTTGAGCACCTCGACTGTCTTGCCTCCGTAGATGGTGATGACGTCCTCGGGGCGCTGGGCAGTGTCAGAGGGCATGTTCTCGGCCAGACACAGCCAGCCGGTGACCTTCACCGGCAGGTCGAGGTCCGCAGCGGCACGCACGACGGCGGTCACAGCGGCCGCACCGGCCATGTCCAGCTTCATCGTGGTCATCGCATTGGCGGGCTTCAGCGAGAGTCCGCCGGAGTCGAAGGTGATCCCCTTGCCCACCAGAGAGATATGCGCCACAGGCTTGGAGGGGGAGTGCTCCAGCCGCACCAGGCGGGGCTTGCGTGCGGAGCCGCTGCCCACACCCAGGATGCCCCCGAAGCCCTCCTTCTCCAAGGCCTTCTCGTCCCAGACCTTGGCCTTGAGCTTCGGTGCTCTGGTGGTGCCGCCTCCCTGAGCGGGGGCCTTGGTGCGGCCTGCCAGCTCTTCGGCGATCTCGGCGAAGGATTCGGGGTACAGGTGGCTCGGGGGAGTGTTGACCAGATCCCGGGTGGCGCGCAC is part of the Nesterenkonia lacusekhoensis genome and encodes:
- the lipB gene encoding lipoyl(octanoyl) transferase LipB codes for the protein MDLELRRLGFDPELVDYTEALELQRHLHTSVREGSSPSTVLLLEHSDVYTAGKRTEEADRPKDGTPVIDVDRGGKITWHGRGQLVGYPILQLRDRSLVKDYVCTLEGVIMKVLAEDYGIQGQRVEGRSGVWLTDGLRDRKIAAVGIRVHQSVTLHGFALNCSNSLDPFENIIPCGISDADTTTISRELGRTVRPADVVERIAEELKSALPQYIGAGQRTSQSADEEPVTSACSIAQPKEGVPQ
- a CDS encoding serine/threonine protein kinase, whose translation is MEKRSTVVEDWGSVGVMQSNDETQRPPTVPGFSVRRLLGTGGAATVWLIRRAGAASPQMRSLPEEIALKLPHGAPEPHTIPRAETDAPTQAQSQAAPEDIRAELQAMEPLRHPHIVRAYGAVQTSRGTGLLLEPYTGGSLSALIRAEGRIGPGELVTVLSPVAEATAHLHGLGAVHGDISAGNILLAPDGRPALADLGEAQLLGTSLSERGTPGFMAPEREDLMRENLRRSQQEERSLSRRLARDLAPEADVYSLAAVCWFALTGERPPRVRERMPLSAHCPQAPPRLVRLLEEALAEHPEDRPSAGEFAHDLFRAAPAQPVDLSAHVDDEVLPELPTRLPDPQDGPRLRLSGAVRSRAVLAAAAAALLLGLGAAVWWGTSGDDVADSAVGHAGGTREADDLTPDPEAADTPEAHEALELLAQDEPVDALDGIVELRSEALSDPSSDLPQTYTVDDSPALTAERELMDTLHASQITYEDPALRIEPLDGTAEAPTTGDSHEIVAAAEDESVLDVRVSVYDVRTDQLHSQDVRLVLHRVEGSWLLYEVQDLDPLGVDAGDQSRPETESGPDGRRRPDGEAGADGA
- the sucB gene encoding 2-oxoglutarate dehydrogenase, E2 component, dihydrolipoamide succinyltransferase, coding for MSETVNLPALGESVTEGTVTRWLVEVGDEVEVDQPIVEVSTDKVDTEVPSPAAGTIEELLVSEDETVEVGAPLVKIGDGSSGGGSEEPAQQSEEPAEAEEEAPTPAAGEAGGAEAVAEEQSPAEDTESSSDSAPSGDAQEVTLPALGESVTEGTVTRWLVEVGDEVDVDQPLLEVSTDKVDTEVPSPVAGTVQELKVSEDESVEVGAVLALVGSGASAGGSAPAQEEPAEEKSAEEQAPAEEPQAEAAPAQEEAPKQEEAPKQEPKQEAPQAEEKPAPASSSSAASSSSGEGYVTPLVRKLAKQEGIDLSSVKGTGVGGRIRKQDVLDAAETKKSSAPAESAPAGGEGSKPAPKVEVDTTKRGTTEKAPRIRQVIARRMKESLEVSAQLTQVQEVDMTRIVNLRAKAKASFKEQNGVNLTYLPFIATAVTEGLKQHPKLNAEYHEDSQEIVHHDAEHLAFAVDTEKGLLVPVISDAGDLSMAGLAKKITDVAGRTRDGKIGPEELAGGTFTITNIGSVGALFDTPIINQPQVAILGTGTIEKRPKVVTDADGNDTIGIRHLMYLSLTYDHRIVDGADAGRFLQTLKARLEEGNFEAQLGL
- the lpdA gene encoding dihydrolipoyl dehydrogenase; protein product: MADQPQEFDVLVLGGGSAGYAAALRSVQHGLTVGLVEKSKLGGTCLHTGCIPTKAYLHAAELADEAKESEKYGVKMTFEGIDMAKVKEYKDGIVAGKHKGLTGLLKMRKVQVIEGEGKLVSQDAVEVGGTRYRAKNIVLATGSTSKTMGLPLSGKIITSTEALELERTPKSAIVLGGGVIGCEFASAWTSYGTEVTIIEGLPTLVPNEDPSIIKQLERSFKKRGIKSNLGTFFKSVEETSDGVKVTLEDGKTFEAEICLIAVGRGPVTEGLGFEEQGITLDRGFVITDERLHTGVGNIYAIGDIVPGLQLAHRGYQQGIFVAEEIVGNNPVIVEDINIPKVTFCEPEIMSVGYTQPKAEEQFGKDQVEITEYNLAGNGKSSILGTGGIIKMVGVKGGPIVGVHGIGTRIGEQIGEAQLIVNWEAYPEDVATLVHAHPTQNEALGEAAMALFGHPLHG
- a CDS encoding leucyl aminopeptidase codes for the protein MINDFHPTLTAVSSSVEKTDADALVLGVAKGPQGPILLPNPLADKAAKSVADSLKALGASGAADQLLRLPGVDGFKSETLVLIGVGPLTGEPTGGVSLEALRRAAGSAVRQLSSADSVALALPASSAEQVAAIAEGAAIGAYSFNHFRSSEEAKSKTPVGAISILTDLKDRHTRPALDRAAVIGAAVRATRDLVNTPPSHLYPESFAEIAEELAGRTKAPAQGGGTTRAPKLKAKVWDEKALEKEGFGGILGVGSGSARKPRLVRLEHSPSKPVAHISLVGKGITFDSGGLSLKPANAMTTMKLDMAGAAAVTAVVRAAADLDLPVKVTGWLCLAENMPSDTAQRPEDVITIYGGKTVEVLNTDAEGRLVMADGLVAASQENPDAIIDIATLTGAQMVSLGVRTSGVMGEEGLRTALFEASQQVGESLWPMPIPEEARSGFDSDVADLTNTGDRFGGMLNAAAFLREFVGERSDAEASSLDPDAGRIPWAHVDIAGPAFNEKSPYGYTAKSGTGVMVRTLISYLESIGR